Genomic segment of Panicum virgatum strain AP13 chromosome 2K, P.virgatum_v5, whole genome shotgun sequence:
GTTAGTTATAACCCTGGATCTCTAATTAAGTCCACTAATAAAGTTAACATTTCGAGAATATATTTTGTTAAGTACACCAGGACAAAGTGAATCAGAACTATATTGCAGAAAGATAGGCTGATTTTTGTGGTCAAACACTGTTATCGATTTTAATATCTCTAAGCTCTATTTACCATCTTTCACAATTATCTAAAAGGCAATAATATGAAAACAATATATGACCAATAGAATAGATTGTTACAAAACCAATTGAGAACAGATAACAACATACCTGAAGACTATATCAGCAGTGCCTGGTTGCAACGGCAAGGAATTTCTCCTAAGGACTTGCATTATGCTTTCCATTAGTTTAGTATCATTCAGCTCTTTAGCATGTTGCTGCAAAAGGAGAGGATCATAACCTCATAACCAGGTAACTAGGAAACTGTACAAGAGTTAAAATAAAATGAATACCAGTAGATAATGAGCAGAACCAATGGTTGGTGTGATTCCATAAACATTATGCTTCCATAAAGCCTTCAAACCTGCATTCATAAATCATAACATAAAACTGAATTAATGGGGGCCTTAAGTTAGCCTAAATTTTGAAGGCAGAATAGGACGTTTCCAATCAGAAACTAGGTCAAAGAGCTTTAATATGTCCACTATAGAAGAAACAAAATCGAAAAATGATAACACATGAAAGTTGATGTCTTCATGTATCAGACTAGATTCCATACAGAAATAGATCTCTTAGATACTTCAaatcataccatagtcaagggCGCCCACACGAGCACAAGCCTCAGTCACCTTCATACAGAGATGGTCATTGAAGTTTGCATTGATGCGAAGATTTGATAGTCTCTGAATCAAGGATAAGTACAAGATTAAGACAGGTATAGTGATAGAACAATTTGAGGACAAGAGAACATACTTGGTCATCGATGTCCGGAGACATTAGTCAGATATACTACTAAGTACTAACTATAAGGAACTAGCACAGAAATTATTCTTGTTAAGAATGTTCCAGCATCAACATCTAAATTTGTTTTGACAGTGCAGTCAACAAGTCCAGATCACGCAATCTTATTCCATATGTCAACATGACCAACATATAAAGAATACTCTATGTTAACTCAGATGAATTGACACTTCTTCACAGAATAACGAAGAAAAATTAAGGTACTTGTAACATACCCGCATGGTGGTGATGATACCAATGAATGTGCAAATATACAGACAATTGAACTGTAAGTTATACAATGTACTAAGCTGATTTGTACAGTAGTACACAAAATATACAATGACCACAAGCATAGTCAGCCAGAATAGCACAGAGAAGTATTATACATGTTTGAGGAAAATGAAGGAACTTACAAATACTCTTAGtttctgcaaaatttgaaaaagaagtTTAATGTCCTCCTTATTGGAGCAGCTACTGATCATCGACCACAACCAGGCATTTGGAGGCATAGTCTCAGCTTCAACAGATTTTAACATTTTCTGGTACATCTCCTCTACAGCTTCTGTGGCCAACCATGACATCAGCAAATGGAAATACAATATTAAGAAAATAATCCAAGGAGCAGGCTAATGAGCATTAAGAAATCCATTCTATGTGTAGTTATAGTATATCTAATCACTAATTCATATCAAATGAAATACATAGCAAACTCAACCAAAAACCTAGCAGAATGAACAATGCCTTGCTTGTTTTACTCTGTGAAAGGTTTGGAGTTATCTGAAAAATTGTAACTTTACAAGAAACATAAACCTCTACTAGCAAAAACAAATGTCAAATCCACGAATCTAGCAAAGCCAACCAGGGAAAATGACCAGATCATACATAAACTTTAATTAAGCATCAGAGTCAGAAAACAGCTCTGCATTTTCTGCATTACAATCATGAATCACTTGCATGAGAAAAACTTAATTTAAGAAACTGCAAAGACAACAGGAAGATGTAAGGTACATTGATGAGCCAAGGTGGTAAATGTTTGGATACCTATGCAGGGGATCTTTTTGCTGCTAACTTAACAACAGTATGAAAAAGTTGCTACTTAATTTTGATAATGTTTTCTTCAAAAAACTGAATACGTTAACAAATCTAGCACAGTTTACAGGGCCAATGGGAGAACAGGAACTATGTAATGGCAAGAACAGTGCATAACAGTGTTCCAAAATGACCTGTAGGGTGATCCACGTCACTTGCTTCTGTTGAGAAATGAGCTGTTGCCATATGACGATGTACTGATTTCTCACTCAACCATTGTGAAGCCATGGTTGGCAATATAAGGTTACCTGGATTATTGAAAAACAATTTAGTAAAGATAGTTTCAATCCAAATTAATTTAATCAATGATATAATTAATTACCCCCATAAAGAATTATTTCACTGCAATAAATAAAGCAACTTAATGGTCAAGCTGGGGTACTTCAGAAGGTGTTTGTAACATCCTCTTTTCTTGAAGAAAAGTTCAATATAATCCAAACCACCCAAAACAATGCTCAAGATGGAAAAGAAGACAAGGAAGGATGAATGCCAAGCCATGACTCTGTACAGTTGATAGATGCTTCTATGTAACTAGCTGCCCCCACAAACAAGTGGAGATTGTTTAGAAATATAATAATCTTTTGTGGCAACAAATGCAGTGACACTCCAACTAGCTAAACTCACATCATCATTTCAATTCCCTAGTTATCCAAATTATTCAATGGCACGACGTCATATGATCGAAGCCAGGACACATATAACACAATGATTTAAATACTTAGTTCACTATTGGTCCCAGACTCACTTATGGTAGGGATTATCAAAGAAATGCTGATGAATTATTCAAGGAAATATATACTACATTCAGTGGCCTCACTATGAAAGGCAAGCATATAGTAGTGCAAGCAAATTAGTGCACTGTGAGGCAGTTGGGAGTCATAGTCAACCCAATTTTCAGCATATTGTCCACAAAGAGCTCACTGAAAATATCTCCCATCAAATCCGGCCTCTAAATGGAAACCACCATACAAATCAGCTAACTCCACAGAACGTCGCACGGACGAACATCTCTGCCCTCTACGCCCTTGAAACCCTCGCAAGCCCCTTGAATCAGCCAATCCCCAACCTTCACCACTTCCCGAGTGAGCATGAACACTCTTAAGTCTTAACATGAAACCCATGCGATGCGAGAGAGAACATCAACAACAAGGTTAGCACGCTGCTCTGCGCGCTCCCCACCAGTTCGACGAAATGCCGCGGCAGGCAAACCCGCGAGCAGTGCATCATCTGGATCACAACAACAAGACGATACAGTTGAGGTATTCGTGGTAAGAGAGCTCACCAGGCGATTGGGGGGCAAAGCAGGAAGAGAAGTCCCTGGCATGATGCCGAGAGGACGCCGAGGAGGGGACGCCGTGGAGATGGAGCAGGAGGGCACCCTCAGCGCCTGATGCGCTCGCGAGGCGAGGGCCCCAGAGAATGCCGGGGAGTCCGGAGGCCGCCGGGGACGCGATGACacgacgcgcgcgcgcggcggcggcctgcatggcggcggcggcttctctccgtgcggcggccggaggggaGCGAGCGAACTGGGGGGAGAAGGGGGAAGCGCACCAAGTTGGGCTGCGTCGAGTTTGATTGGGTTCGTATCAAGCGGGTAAATTGGGCTCGCCTGGGCCGTGAATTTTGTGTTTTGGGCCTAAACTGGCCCAACAAACTAGCCCATAATCAAATTTGTttcagaacaaaaaaaattatttcggaataattttttaattgttctagcaatacaaaaaaattgttcaggaataaaaaaaaatattccggaacaaaaaataattattgGACCTTATGCGATGGTTTGACTGCCAGTAGTCCGGACTACTCCTAACGTTTGTTGTACGTTCTGGCCTAATCGTCCTTCATTTTATTTTTGTGCCGTAGAATCTAATTTTGTGGTATCTATAAAGTGATAAATGT
This window contains:
- the LOC120694790 gene encoding uncharacterized protein LOC120694790; this translates as MQAAAARARRVIASPAASGLPGILWGPRLASASGAEGALLLHLHGVPSSASSRHHARDFSSCFAPQSPGNLILPTMASQWLSEKSVHRHMATAHFSTEASDVDHPTEAVEEMYQKMLKSVEAETMPPNAWLWSMISSCSNKEDIKLLFQILQKLRVFRLSNLRINANFNDHLCMKVTEACARVGALDYGLKALWKHNVYGITPTIGSAHYLLQHAKELNDTKLMESIMQVLRRNSLPLQPGTADIVFSICYNADRWDLLSKYAERFVKAGIKLHRTAFDIWMEFAAKVGDSQSIWNINSLRGKSVKHYTLATGFACAKGSLLDWKPENAAAMTKLLYKHLPDQKKPFVKDELQKLIAEWPTEVIKRQKKDDRKAMEEALIKDIPMMINCLTKSGLDIPVDLEKLTPQLQAA